One region of Geovibrio ferrireducens genomic DNA includes:
- a CDS encoding HAMP domain-containing methyl-accepting chemotaxis protein codes for MLKNLKIGMKLLIGFGIVLLLTVMVGLAGYTGMNKVLGSVEYSEDMWTVGEYILKARQQEKNYVIRHDQASLDNIHKELDGLKARAEETSKKMNNQAITADVNKILDGVSKYEAAFDKYVAVDKSKVDDEARMVTAALNAIAEAEKMAKDQVKQFNDILSSSKDAAALDDKMDKVNRAYAIMMDIAEARRLFWVFKSTGNPKDAEGVRERIGRARAATESLKASFANKHNIESAESLIKSIKDYGDNLTVYVERNAEQVKIDQEMIDSARAAAEVTAVANAASSDMMMSDFRSALVMILVMSVVALVFGIAAGVVIARGITGPINMGVSFAREVANGNLDADIDLDQKDEVGMLAAAMKDMINKLRGIVLEVKAASLNVSSGSGQLSSAAQEMSQGATEQAAAAEEASSSMEEMTSNINQNADNALQTEKIARKAADDAKEGGHAVDQTVKAMKDIAGKISIIEEIARQTNLLALNAAIEAARAGEHGKGFAVVASEVRKLAERSQEAAREISELSTTSVEIAEKAGSLLQQILPDIQKTAELVQEITASSSEQRTGAEQINSAIQQLDQVIQQNAGASEEMASTAEELSSQAEALEQTMQFFKMKDGSGISSGRHRKPAIRSAHINSNKTPALKPAKGKQQGEGVELNLSGSDHDKLDDEFISY; via the coding sequence ATGTTGAAGAATCTGAAGATCGGCATGAAACTGCTGATAGGCTTCGGGATTGTCCTTCTGCTTACCGTTATGGTGGGTCTTGCGGGATACACCGGAATGAACAAAGTTCTCGGAAGCGTGGAGTATTCCGAAGATATGTGGACTGTTGGCGAATACATACTCAAAGCACGCCAGCAGGAGAAAAACTACGTAATAAGACATGATCAGGCTTCTCTGGACAATATACACAAAGAGCTTGACGGGCTTAAGGCAAGGGCTGAGGAAACATCCAAAAAGATGAACAATCAGGCCATCACCGCTGATGTAAACAAGATACTGGACGGAGTAAGCAAATACGAAGCAGCTTTTGATAAGTATGTTGCTGTGGATAAATCGAAAGTCGATGATGAAGCAAGGATGGTCACTGCTGCCCTGAACGCCATAGCCGAAGCGGAAAAAATGGCGAAGGATCAGGTTAAGCAGTTTAACGACATTCTTTCCTCATCAAAAGATGCTGCGGCACTTGATGACAAAATGGATAAGGTGAACCGCGCTTATGCCATCATGATGGATATAGCTGAGGCGAGAAGGCTTTTCTGGGTGTTTAAAAGCACAGGGAATCCCAAAGATGCTGAAGGTGTCCGTGAGCGTATAGGAAGAGCCAGAGCAGCGACTGAAAGCCTTAAGGCTTCCTTTGCAAACAAACACAATATAGAAAGCGCAGAATCGCTTATAAAATCTATTAAGGACTACGGCGATAATCTTACGGTTTATGTTGAGCGCAATGCCGAGCAGGTAAAAATCGATCAGGAAATGATCGACAGTGCTAGGGCGGCGGCGGAAGTAACAGCAGTTGCCAATGCAGCAAGCTCCGACATGATGATGTCCGATTTCAGAAGCGCACTTGTGATGATCCTCGTGATGTCTGTTGTGGCTCTTGTATTCGGCATAGCGGCGGGAGTCGTGATTGCCAGAGGCATAACAGGGCCTATAAACATGGGTGTCTCATTCGCGCGGGAAGTTGCGAACGGTAACCTTGATGCGGATATAGACCTCGATCAGAAGGATGAGGTGGGAATGCTCGCCGCAGCCATGAAGGATATGATAAACAAGCTCCGCGGCATAGTTCTGGAGGTCAAGGCAGCTTCGCTTAATGTTTCCTCCGGCAGCGGACAGCTGAGCAGCGCGGCTCAGGAAATGTCTCAGGGCGCAACAGAGCAGGCGGCAGCGGCGGAAGAGGCCTCAAGCTCAATGGAGGAGATGACCTCCAACATAAACCAGAACGCAGACAACGCTCTCCAGACGGAGAAAATTGCCCGCAAAGCAGCGGATGATGCCAAAGAGGGCGGACACGCAGTAGACCAGACAGTGAAGGCGATGAAGGATATAGCCGGCAAAATCTCGATAATAGAAGAGATAGCCCGCCAGACAAACCTCCTCGCACTGAACGCCGCTATAGAGGCAGCAAGGGCAGGCGAGCACGGAAAAGGCTTTGCTGTTGTTGCAAGCGAAGTACGCAAGCTTGCCGAACGCTCACAGGAAGCGGCAAGAGAGATAAGCGAACTCTCCACCACAAGTGTTGAGATAGCGGAAAAAGCGGGCAGTCTGCTCCAGCAGATTCTTCCCGATATTCAGAAAACAGCCGAACTGGTTCAGGAAATAACTGCATCAAGCAGCGAACAGAGAACCGGAGCGGAGCAGATAAACAGCGCGATTCAGCAGCTTGACCAGGTTATTCAGCAGAATGCCGGAGCCTCAGAAGAGATGGCCTCAACTGCGGAAGAACTCTCAAGCCAGGCAGAAGCTCTTGAACAGACAATGCAGTTCTTCAAGATGAAGGACGGATCAGGCATATCCTCAGGCAGACACAGAAAGCCTGCAATCAGGAGCGCACACATTAACTCAAACAAAACCCCCGCGCTTAAACCCGCCAAGGGAAAACAGCAGGGGGAGGGAGTGGAGCTGAACCTTTCGGGCAGCGACCACGATAAACTTGATGACGAGTTTATTAGTTACTGA
- a CDS encoding chemotaxis protein CheW gives MSENINDTGSCQVLTFKMGEEVFGVNIMSVREVLDYTNVTKVPQTPDFMRGVINLRGNVVPVIDLKLKFGMSATERTVNTCIIIVEVSLDGESAILGALADSVQEVVDFEKEFIEPAPRIGTQLNTEFIQGMAKKGEGFVIILNINKVFSADELNMYSGLQENAS, from the coding sequence ATGTCGGAAAACATAAACGACACTGGAAGCTGCCAGGTGCTTACCTTTAAGATGGGCGAAGAGGTGTTCGGAGTGAACATCATGTCCGTCAGGGAGGTGCTTGACTACACCAATGTTACAAAAGTTCCGCAGACACCGGATTTTATGCGGGGAGTTATCAATCTCAGGGGAAATGTTGTCCCGGTTATTGACCTCAAGCTTAAGTTCGGCATGTCGGCCACAGAACGCACCGTGAACACCTGCATAATCATTGTTGAGGTTTCTCTCGACGGCGAGAGTGCAATTCTGGGTGCACTGGCGGATTCAGTGCAGGAAGTTGTGGACTTTGAAAAAGAGTTCATAGAGCCTGCTCCCCGGATCGGCACACAGCTTAATACTGAGTTTATCCAGGGCATGGCGAAAAAGGGTGAGGGTTTTGTAATCATTCTGAACATTAATAAGGTATTTTCCGCCGATGAACTGAATATGTATTCGGGATTACAGGAAAACGCTTCATAA